In one Lolium rigidum isolate FL_2022 chromosome 3, APGP_CSIRO_Lrig_0.1, whole genome shotgun sequence genomic region, the following are encoded:
- the LOC124696070 gene encoding putative protease Do-like 14 has translation MVPIRATATKTILSAAKSVLALSSFIGDRQLPRCSGFLIEWDAARKEGIVVTSADLICSSKSMDDWSGKDVHCRNAKVYVHLLDNTTVEGCLIYFQTDYNLAFFKISVDQHLQLLHLLNQRLEYAQAVFLLGRDESLYLGIGHGRVLCCDPNLANRHHYMNVDGTAPECVTGGPAIDYNGEVVGMASLYARQAIIPSFIIFKCWHFWKRFNCIPRPHLGLKFSSIKFRSVPQIDKISRDCKIEDGLIVQEVSEESIAEGLGVRIGDIVTSFNGECISDTVELESMLLSMSEAHFDQGNRLNSKMNINIGVFHMSNRAQRDIALSVNVSDKGEVVLRRSYLVNPPSGQELPVPPCRGNSTLAMLLKDVSL, from the exons ATGGTCCCTATCCGTGCAACTGCAACAAAGACAATCCTCAGTGCTGCAAAATCTGTTCTAGCACTTTCCTCCTTTATAG GTGATAGGCAATTACCACGGTGCTCTGGTTTCCTCATTGAGTGGGATGCGGCAAGGAAAGAAGGCATTGTTGTGACAAGTGCTGATTTAATCTGCTCAAGTAAATCCATGGATGACTGGTCTGGCAAAGATGTACATTGTCGTAATGCTAAG GTTTATGTTCACTTGCTGGACAATACTACTGTAGAAGGCTGCTTGATCTACTTCCAGACAGACTACAATCTTGCTTTCTTCAAGATTTCAGTCGATCAACATCTGCAATTACTACATCTTTTAAATCAGAGACTGGAATACGCTCAGGCGGTTTTCTTGCTTGGAAGAGACGAAAGTTTGTATCTGGGCATAGGTCATGGCAGGGTTCTGTGTTGTGATCCAAACTTGGCCAATCGTCATCACTATATGAATGTGGATGGTACAGCTCCTGAG TGTGTGACTGGAGGGCCGGCTATTGATTATAATGGAGAGGTTGTGGGAATGGCCAGCTTGTATGCTAGACAGGCTATTATACCTTCTTTCATCATATTCAAGTGCTGGCATTTTTGGAAAAGATTTAA CTGCATCCCTCGGCCTCATCTTGGGTTGAAGTTTTCGTCCATTAAGTTCCGAAGCGTTCCTCAGATAGATAAAATATCACGTGATTGTAAGATTGAGGATGGCCTTATTGTTCAGGAG GTATCAGAAGAATCTATTGCTGAGGGACTTGGAGTTAGAATTGGTGATATTGTTACATCTTTCAATGGAGAGTGCATTTCTGATACAGTTGAG CTGGAAAGTATGTTACTGAGCATGTCTGAAGCCCATTTTGACCAAGGAAATCGCCTTAATTCCAAAATGAATATTAAT ATTGGTGTATTTCATATGAGCAATCGTGCTCAAAGGGACATAGCGTTATCAGTAAATGTATCCGACAAGGGGGAAGTGGTTTTAAGAC GTTCTTATCTTGTCAACCCCCCTTCTGGACAAGAGCTTCCGGTTCCACCCTGCCGAGGCAA TTCAACCCTGGCTATGCTATTGAAGGATGTGAGCCTGTAG